One stretch of Filifactor alocis ATCC 35896 DNA includes these proteins:
- the lon gene encoding endopeptidase La, producing MGRRSKKMKLPVIMLRGMSVFPSTISHFDIGRERSIAAIEKAMEEDQIVFLVSQKRADIDLPTEDDVFRIGTISRVKQMLRLPGNTVKVLVEGQQRARILNFEEDEPCFIANVERLPEDLHEITQEEEALRRVVFELFERYVQLENRISPEVLLGLEELDDISIFSDLIISYLYLKPLLKQELLEEYLPFERLKLLHVVLLNELEILEIELKIEEEVKNQINHFQKEYYLREQVKAIQKELGEESISDEAEEYAEKLENLEVSDFVREKIQKEIKRYAKLPSMSAESSVLRSYLEMVFDLPWNNRTEDSMNIEKAEHILNEEHYGLLKVKERILEFLAVRQLSTSLKAPIICLVGPPGVGKTSIARSVAHALNREFVRVSLGGVRDEAEIRGHRRTYIGAIPGRVMSSIKDVKVNNPVFLFDEIDKMASDFRGDPASAMLEVLDPEQNKEFTDHYLELPFDLSKVLFITTANSISGIPRPLLDRMELIEVSGYTEEEKICIAQDFLIPKVCKENGLSPKYLKMNEDTLRCVIGGYTRESGVRGLEREIGKLCRKCAVEKVKNSKKRSVTVSLKNIESYLGKIKFRHDVADEEAQIGSVNGMAWTQVGGETLNIEVVCLKGTGKLELTGKLGDVMKESAKAGHSYLRMIAEEYGIESDFYKNFDLHIHIPEGAIPKDGPSAGISMTTAMLSAVAKIPVKPRISMTGEITLRGKVLAVGGIKEKVLAAYRANVREIILPFDNQKDVEEIPVHVREGICFHFVKEMKEVLDIALLQ from the coding sequence ATGGGAAGAAGAAGTAAGAAAATGAAATTGCCGGTTATTATGCTAAGGGGAATGAGTGTTTTTCCAAGTACAATTTCACATTTTGATATAGGAAGAGAAAGATCAATTGCTGCTATAGAAAAAGCAATGGAGGAAGATCAAATTGTTTTTTTGGTTTCTCAGAAAAGAGCAGATATTGATTTGCCTACTGAGGATGATGTATTTAGAATAGGAACCATAAGTAGGGTGAAACAAATGCTTCGTTTGCCGGGCAATACGGTGAAAGTGTTGGTGGAAGGACAGCAAAGAGCAAGAATTTTGAACTTTGAAGAGGATGAACCCTGTTTTATAGCTAATGTGGAGCGACTTCCTGAAGATTTACACGAAATTACTCAGGAAGAAGAAGCGTTGAGAAGAGTCGTATTTGAACTTTTTGAAAGATATGTTCAGTTGGAAAATCGTATTTCTCCCGAAGTTTTATTGGGATTGGAAGAGCTTGATGATATTTCTATTTTTTCTGACTTGATTATTTCCTATTTGTATTTAAAACCGTTGTTGAAGCAAGAATTGTTAGAAGAATATCTTCCTTTTGAAAGGCTGAAGTTGCTTCATGTAGTTTTGTTAAATGAATTGGAAATACTGGAAATTGAGTTAAAAATTGAAGAAGAAGTCAAGAATCAAATTAATCATTTTCAAAAAGAGTATTATTTAAGAGAACAAGTGAAAGCGATTCAAAAAGAATTGGGTGAAGAAAGTATTTCTGATGAAGCTGAAGAATATGCTGAAAAATTAGAGAATCTAGAAGTGAGTGATTTTGTTAGGGAAAAGATACAAAAAGAGATTAAAAGATATGCAAAATTACCTTCCATGTCTGCTGAGAGTAGTGTATTACGAAGTTACTTAGAGATGGTGTTTGATTTACCGTGGAATAATCGTACAGAGGATAGTATGAATATCGAAAAAGCCGAACATATTTTGAATGAGGAACATTATGGACTGCTGAAGGTAAAAGAGAGAATATTGGAATTTTTGGCGGTGAGACAGTTATCAACAAGTTTGAAAGCGCCTATTATATGTCTTGTAGGACCTCCTGGAGTTGGGAAAACATCTATTGCTCGCTCTGTGGCTCATGCTTTGAACAGAGAGTTTGTTCGTGTTTCTTTGGGAGGAGTTAGAGATGAAGCAGAGATTAGAGGACATCGAAGAACTTATATTGGAGCTATTCCCGGAAGAGTAATGTCATCAATAAAGGATGTGAAAGTGAATAATCCTGTATTCTTATTTGATGAAATTGATAAAATGGCATCAGATTTTAGAGGTGATCCGGCTTCTGCTATGTTGGAAGTGCTAGATCCTGAACAAAACAAGGAATTTACGGATCATTATCTGGAACTTCCTTTCGATTTATCTAAAGTATTATTTATTACAACGGCAAATTCTATTTCAGGGATTCCTCGTCCTTTGTTGGATAGAATGGAATTGATTGAAGTGAGCGGATACACAGAGGAAGAAAAAATTTGCATTGCCCAAGACTTTTTGATTCCAAAAGTTTGTAAGGAAAATGGATTGAGTCCAAAATACTTGAAAATGAATGAAGATACACTGCGATGTGTGATTGGTGGGTATACTCGTGAATCCGGAGTGAGAGGATTGGAACGGGAAATTGGAAAATTATGCAGAAAATGTGCTGTCGAAAAGGTGAAAAACAGTAAGAAAAGAAGCGTAACTGTTTCTTTGAAAAATATAGAATCTTATTTGGGCAAAATAAAATTTCGACATGATGTTGCTGATGAGGAAGCACAAATCGGAAGTGTCAATGGGATGGCTTGGACTCAAGTCGGAGGAGAAACTTTAAATATTGAAGTGGTTTGCTTAAAAGGAACAGGAAAATTAGAATTAACAGGAAAATTGGGAGATGTAATGAAAGAATCCGCAAAAGCAGGACACTCCTATCTCAGAATGATTGCAGAAGAATATGGAATAGAATCGGATTTTTATAAAAATTTTGATTTGCATATTCATATTCCTGAAGGTGCAATTCCGAAAGATGGACCTTCTGCAGGGATTTCCATGACTACAGCTATGCTTTCTGCTGTAGCTAAAATACCTGTAAAACCTAGAATTTCTATGACAGGAGAAATCACTTTGAGAGGAAAAGTACTGGCTGTAGGAGGAATCAAAGAGAAGGTTCTTGCTGCATATCGTGCTAATGTGAGGGAGATTATTCTGCCGTTTGATAATCAAAAAGATGTTGAAGAGATTCCGGTCCATGTAAGAGAGGGTATTTGTTTTCATTTTGTAAAGGAAATGAAAGAAGTGCTGGATATTGCGTTACTACAATAG
- a CDS encoding putative polysaccharide biosynthesis protein — protein MENQTIQGSFIKGAAILGIAGIIVKVLGAIFKIPLVSIIASTGMGYYSSAYPIYVMLLAIATSGFPIAISKMVAERRAKGNLKGANEIFYVILPLMVVIGIITSSGLFLSSDFLARNMLENPKAVYSLKALSLALFFVPIMSAYRGFFQGRNTMFPSAISQLMEQMGRVILGLTLALIMVKKGVEYGAAGASFGATGGAFLGLLAMIWFYLREKKTLNSESQVEDCYEKEHSVRIVKELLIIAIPVIIGALVKPIMDFIDASMVIGLLMKTGVGELEANSMLGQLSGMATTMVNLPSIMISAIAMSIVPIISYEYSRNNIESAERNVVLSIRMALLIGLPTGIGLMSLSEPIMNLLFPKEPSQLAGQILFIAALGVVFLSLIQVLTAILQGVGKAHLPVLNLMIGVVFKVIITYLLTTNERFGVKGAAIGTVVAYVISAFLDFIAVKKFLMLEFDYKKILVRPIVVTLLMGFIARISYKVASIAFSVAISVSAANKFATMIGIVFAGIFYIVALIKCKIIEEDDLRNLSKGQKIISLFKKLKIV, from the coding sequence TTGGAAAATCAAACAATTCAAGGAAGTTTTATTAAGGGTGCAGCAATATTGGGAATAGCTGGTATTATAGTAAAAGTTTTGGGAGCAATTTTTAAAATTCCGTTGGTTTCTATTATTGCTTCTACCGGGATGGGATATTACAGTTCTGCATATCCAATCTATGTCATGTTGTTAGCAATTGCAACTTCAGGTTTTCCGATTGCAATCTCTAAGATGGTAGCTGAAAGAAGGGCGAAGGGAAATCTAAAAGGGGCAAATGAAATTTTTTATGTTATTTTACCTTTAATGGTTGTAATAGGTATTATTACTTCGTCAGGATTATTTTTGTCATCAGATTTCTTGGCAAGAAATATGCTGGAAAATCCAAAGGCTGTCTATTCATTAAAAGCATTGTCTTTAGCATTGTTCTTTGTACCGATTATGTCAGCATACAGAGGATTTTTTCAAGGAAGAAATACAATGTTTCCCTCTGCAATTTCTCAGCTTATGGAGCAAATGGGCAGAGTGATACTGGGATTAACTTTAGCGCTTATTATGGTAAAAAAAGGCGTAGAATACGGCGCGGCAGGTGCTTCGTTCGGTGCAACCGGAGGGGCATTTCTTGGATTGCTGGCTATGATATGGTTCTATTTAAGAGAAAAGAAAACTTTGAATTCAGAGTCTCAAGTTGAGGACTGTTATGAAAAAGAACATTCTGTTCGTATTGTTAAAGAACTTTTAATTATTGCGATACCGGTTATTATTGGAGCATTAGTAAAGCCGATTATGGATTTTATTGATGCAAGCATGGTAATTGGATTGCTGATGAAGACGGGGGTTGGTGAATTAGAGGCAAATTCTATGTTGGGGCAGTTAAGTGGTATGGCGACTACTATGGTGAATTTACCGTCTATTATGATATCAGCAATTGCTATGAGTATTGTTCCTATTATATCTTATGAGTACTCCAGAAATAATATTGAATCTGCAGAAAGAAATGTTGTATTATCCATCCGAATGGCGTTGTTGATTGGATTGCCGACAGGAATTGGCTTGATGTCTTTGTCAGAACCTATTATGAATTTGTTGTTTCCGAAAGAGCCAAGTCAGTTAGCAGGACAAATTTTGTTTATAGCTGCTTTGGGAGTAGTCTTTTTGAGTTTGATTCAAGTTTTGACTGCTATTTTGCAAGGGGTCGGAAAAGCACATCTTCCTGTACTAAACCTTATGATAGGTGTTGTATTCAAAGTAATAATTACTTATTTATTGACTACAAATGAACGGTTTGGAGTAAAAGGTGCAGCAATTGGTACTGTGGTTGCCTATGTAATTTCTGCTTTCTTAGATTTTATTGCTGTAAAGAAATTTTTAATGTTAGAATTTGATTATAAAAAAATACTTGTTAGACCGATAGTAGTAACACTTCTTATGGGGTTCATTGCAAGGATAAGTTATAAAGTGGCGTCTATAGCATTTTCTGTTGCCATATCCGTTTCTGCAGCAAACAAGTTTGCTACAATGATTGGAATTGTGTTTGCCGGAATATTTTATATCGTTGCTTTAATAAAATGTAAAATTATAGAGGAAGACGATCTTCGAAATCTATCGAAGGGACAAAAAATTATTTCTTTATTTAAAAAATTAAAAATTGTATAA
- a CDS encoding peptidylprolyl isomerase: protein MKKWNKVIASVVSATLLFAGCSIGGDAVASVNGQKIGKDVYEKTLGLYSPSYEMQFGPDIWNTEIESGVTFSQKFQEEILEKMINDEIILQDAAKKELTVSVEEINTQFDELKKSIDSQEQFKSILESNGIDDEFLKEQVKKDMTVKKYYDTLMQENEVKEDEVRKYYDEHIDEFTSSQVKASHILFAKKDFDKNEELSKEEVAKKKELAEKVLGMAKNGQNFADLAMKYSDDTGSAKNGGDLGYFDKNTMVKEFSDAAFSMKQGDISDSIVETEFGFHIIKLFDKKENVEKFEDVKQSIASNLQYQKYESVIDGLKKAAKVKKNEDVIKKVREEFGKKQEEKAKKTDENSETETTEQTDTETKK, encoded by the coding sequence TTGAAAAAATGGAACAAAGTGATAGCAAGTGTAGTATCTGCTACATTACTGTTTGCCGGATGTAGTATCGGTGGAGATGCCGTAGCAAGTGTAAATGGACAAAAAATCGGTAAAGATGTTTATGAGAAGACATTGGGATTATATTCTCCGTCTTATGAAATGCAATTTGGACCGGATATATGGAATACAGAGATTGAATCCGGTGTAACATTTTCACAAAAATTTCAAGAAGAAATTTTAGAGAAGATGATTAATGATGAAATTATTTTGCAGGATGCAGCAAAAAAAGAGCTTACAGTTTCTGTAGAGGAAATCAATACTCAATTTGATGAGCTGAAAAAATCAATTGATTCTCAGGAACAATTTAAGTCTATCTTAGAAAGCAATGGTATAGACGATGAATTTTTGAAGGAACAAGTTAAAAAAGACATGACGGTAAAAAAATACTATGATACTCTGATGCAAGAAAATGAGGTAAAGGAAGACGAAGTAAGAAAATACTATGATGAGCATATTGATGAATTTACTTCTTCACAGGTAAAAGCATCGCATATTCTGTTTGCAAAAAAAGATTTTGATAAGAATGAAGAGCTTTCTAAGGAAGAAGTTGCCAAGAAGAAAGAGTTAGCAGAAAAAGTACTCGGAATGGCAAAAAACGGGCAAAATTTTGCTGATTTGGCAATGAAATACTCTGATGATACGGGTTCTGCAAAAAATGGTGGAGATTTGGGATATTTTGATAAAAATACTATGGTGAAAGAGTTCTCTGATGCAGCATTTTCTATGAAACAGGGAGATATTTCCGATAGTATTGTTGAAACAGAATTTGGTTTCCATATCATCAAGTTGTTTGATAAAAAGGAAAATGTCGAAAAATTTGAGGATGTAAAACAATCAATCGCATCAAACTTACAATATCAAAAGTATGAGTCCGTGATTGACGGGTTGAAAAAAGCAGCAAAAGTTAAGAAAAATGAAGATGTTATCAAGAAAGTAAGAGAAGAGTTTGGTAAGAAACAGGAAGAAAAAGCAAAAAAAACGGATGAAAATTCAGAAACTGAGACTACAGAACAGACTGATACAGAAACAAAAAAATAA
- the mfd gene encoding transcription-repair coupling factor: MKQLVKNLEFLAPFLKIDTAISKGQFPISVDGFLTEQRILHTAYLVEKLRKKIVFVVSSKKEVNDCKEAFEKMNLNVVTIDTESIRFYHIDAKDHEKDSENIRTMASLLYGEYDILLVSGEELNRKYMPPKRFKESIYSVSLGQICDREELCHKLVSLGYTREYKVEGVGQFSIRGGIVDIYSPSMTNPYRIEFFDDEIDSIRTFDVFSQKSLENEKRAVIYPAASLLYPDSVEFKIPHEEDLNDPLSDEVRMLNDSVYFEGMEKYVDLLYGKESVSLLEYCDEDILVIMVDSNRVLERIENIQDEFSESFKISLEKRETLKSCGNLLWGTAVVERQLSDRALLLHSYFPKKLTYFKPKALVHSDTRSSIQFQGRLNEFVEELLYLIKEDYIIFILDCNENSFSNIYQKLLDSGIHPILLQERTTYFENGAVVMHSCYLEKGFLFTDAKVAFYTGNDIFQNRKKKQSRKIGKKYDSKKIENFIQLKKGDYVVHETYGVGQFIEIEQREFDGIKKDYIKIAYFGGDSLYVPLEQMDKVQSFIGNSAEQAYKLSKLGSSDWKKSKARTKKAVEAIAQDLVELYAVRENEKGYSFQEDTVWQREFEDAFPYEETDDQLKAIEEVKRDMESSRVMDRLLCGDVGYGKTEVAIRAIFKACMDGKQVVFLVPTTILAQQHYVTIKERFLNYPLRVDLVSRFKTTKEVNETFDSLAKGSVDVVIGTHKILSEKIKYKNLGLIVVDEEQRFGVKQKEAIKKMRMNIDCLTLSATPIPRTLHLSLSGIREMSILNEPPQDRHPIVTYVTEAKSNIIADAIDRELARGGQVFFVYNRVETIDKIHTLLKELVPDADIAVAHGQMPSRKLEQIMVDFLNREYDVLVCTTIIETGMDISNANTMIVYDADKMGLSQLYQLRGRVGRSSKQGYAYFMYEKEKVLTEIAEKRLKTIREFTEFGSGFKVAMKDLEIRGAGNLLGESQSGHIANIGYDLYVRMLDEAIKKYKGELPVTDVETEIQLKLNGYIPNYYVEDEIEKIDIYKKIAMIDKKEDYEDLMDELCDRFGEIPISVVTLLDVSYLRALGKKGKVTKIYQKNFMVYFVGKDNKLITKKAFPQKDSSKLVKNIIDFLEIVV; the protein is encoded by the coding sequence ATGAAACAATTGGTAAAAAATTTAGAATTTCTTGCACCTTTTTTAAAAATTGACACAGCGATTTCTAAAGGGCAATTTCCGATTTCTGTGGATGGGTTTTTAACAGAACAACGAATTTTGCATACGGCATACTTAGTTGAAAAATTAAGAAAAAAAATAGTGTTCGTGGTATCAAGCAAAAAGGAAGTAAATGATTGCAAAGAAGCATTTGAAAAAATGAATTTGAATGTTGTTACAATAGATACCGAGTCAATTCGATTTTATCATATAGATGCAAAAGACCATGAAAAAGACTCGGAGAATATTCGAACAATGGCATCTTTGTTATATGGAGAATATGATATCCTTTTAGTGTCCGGAGAAGAATTGAATCGAAAGTATATGCCGCCGAAAAGGTTTAAGGAAAGTATATATTCTGTTTCTTTAGGTCAAATTTGTGATAGGGAAGAGCTTTGTCATAAGCTGGTCTCTTTGGGATATACAAGAGAATACAAAGTAGAGGGTGTAGGGCAGTTTTCGATTCGAGGAGGAATTGTTGATATATATTCTCCTTCTATGACAAATCCCTATAGGATAGAATTTTTTGATGATGAGATTGATTCCATTCGAACATTTGATGTTTTTAGTCAGAAGTCATTAGAAAACGAGAAAAGAGCAGTAATTTATCCGGCAGCATCTTTGCTGTATCCTGACAGTGTAGAATTTAAGATACCACATGAAGAGGATTTGAATGATCCTTTGTCAGATGAAGTGAGGATGTTGAATGACTCTGTTTATTTTGAGGGAATGGAGAAATATGTTGACTTGTTGTACGGGAAAGAATCAGTTAGTTTATTAGAATATTGTGATGAAGACATTTTAGTAATAATGGTTGACAGTAATCGTGTGTTGGAGCGTATTGAGAATATTCAGGATGAGTTTTCCGAGTCATTCAAAATCAGTTTGGAAAAAAGAGAGACTTTGAAGTCTTGTGGAAATTTGTTGTGGGGAACGGCTGTTGTTGAAAGGCAATTAAGTGACAGAGCTCTTTTGTTACATTCTTATTTTCCTAAAAAATTGACATATTTTAAACCTAAGGCTCTGGTACATTCAGATACACGTAGCAGTATTCAATTTCAAGGACGTTTAAACGAATTTGTAGAAGAACTGTTATATTTAATAAAAGAAGACTATATTATTTTTATTTTAGATTGTAATGAAAATAGTTTTTCAAATATTTATCAGAAGTTGCTTGATTCAGGGATTCATCCCATTTTATTACAAGAGAGAACAACATATTTTGAAAATGGTGCAGTGGTGATGCATTCTTGCTATTTGGAAAAAGGATTTCTGTTTACGGATGCAAAAGTAGCTTTTTATACAGGAAATGATATTTTTCAAAATCGAAAGAAAAAACAGAGTCGAAAAATCGGTAAAAAGTATGATAGTAAGAAAATTGAAAATTTCATACAATTAAAAAAAGGTGATTATGTTGTTCATGAGACTTATGGTGTTGGACAATTTATAGAAATAGAGCAAAGAGAATTTGATGGAATCAAAAAAGATTATATTAAGATTGCATACTTTGGTGGCGATTCCTTATATGTTCCGTTGGAACAGATGGATAAAGTGCAAAGTTTTATTGGGAATTCTGCAGAGCAAGCATATAAATTAAGTAAATTAGGATCTTCTGATTGGAAAAAGTCTAAAGCAAGAACAAAAAAAGCAGTTGAGGCAATTGCACAGGATTTAGTAGAATTGTATGCGGTTCGTGAGAATGAAAAAGGATACTCTTTTCAAGAAGATACAGTATGGCAGAGGGAGTTTGAAGATGCATTTCCTTATGAAGAAACAGACGATCAACTGAAGGCGATAGAAGAAGTTAAGAGGGATATGGAGAGTAGTCGAGTAATGGATCGCCTTTTGTGTGGAGATGTAGGTTATGGGAAAACCGAAGTAGCGATTCGAGCTATTTTTAAGGCATGCATGGATGGGAAGCAAGTAGTTTTTTTGGTTCCTACGACAATTCTTGCTCAGCAGCACTATGTTACAATTAAGGAAAGATTCTTAAATTATCCGTTACGTGTAGATTTAGTTAGTAGGTTTAAGACAACAAAAGAAGTAAATGAGACTTTTGATTCTTTGGCAAAAGGCAGCGTAGATGTTGTCATTGGAACGCACAAAATCCTTTCAGAGAAGATAAAATATAAAAATTTAGGCTTAATTGTTGTGGATGAAGAACAAAGATTTGGAGTAAAACAAAAAGAAGCAATAAAAAAAATGAGAATGAATATAGATTGTTTGACATTATCTGCAACACCTATCCCGAGAACGCTCCACCTTTCCTTATCAGGAATTAGAGAAATGAGTATCTTGAATGAACCGCCTCAAGACAGACATCCGATTGTCACATATGTAACGGAGGCAAAGAGCAATATTATAGCCGATGCAATTGATAGAGAACTTGCAAGAGGGGGACAGGTATTTTTTGTTTATAATCGTGTGGAAACAATTGATAAAATTCATACTTTGTTGAAAGAACTTGTACCTGATGCAGATATTGCAGTTGCACATGGACAAATGCCATCCAGAAAATTAGAGCAGATTATGGTGGATTTCTTGAATAGAGAGTACGATGTTTTGGTATGCACAACAATTATAGAGACCGGGATGGATATTTCCAATGCCAACACAATGATTGTATACGATGCAGATAAGATGGGCTTATCCCAATTATATCAGTTGCGAGGGCGTGTTGGAAGATCCAGCAAACAGGGATATGCTTATTTTATGTATGAAAAAGAAAAAGTTTTGACTGAAATTGCCGAAAAAAGATTGAAGACAATTCGAGAATTTACAGAGTTTGGCTCAGGATTTAAAGTAGCGATGAAAGATTTGGAAATTCGTGGAGCGGGAAACCTTCTTGGAGAGAGTCAATCCGGTCATATTGCTAATATTGGATATGATCTGTATGTAAGGATGCTTGATGAAGCAATTAAGAAATACAAAGGAGAACTTCCTGTCACAGATGTGGAAACGGAAATTCAGTTAAAATTGAATGGATATATTCCTAACTATTATGTGGAAGATGAAATAGAAAAGATTGATATTTATAAAAAAATTGCTATGATTGATAAAAAAGAGGATTACGAAGACTTGATGGACGAACTTTGTGATAGATTCGGAGAAATTCCAATTTCTGTTGTAACACTTTTGGATGTATCTTATTTAAGAGCATTAGGAAAAAAAGGGAAGGTTACTAAAATATATCAAAAGAATTTTATGGTGTATTTTGTGGGTAAAGATAACAAATTAATTACAAAAAAAGCATTTCCACAAAAAGACAGTAGTAAATTAGTGAAAAATATTATAGATTTTTTAGAAATCGTGGTATAA
- the pth gene encoding aminoacyl-tRNA hydrolase: protein MYIIVGLGNPGKKYERTRHNIGFLTIDELSRRTGIIPNKLKFKASVGEGRIGTEKVVLVKPQTFMNLSGESVRELMSFYKVDHDKLIVIYDDIDLEVGKLRIRKKGSSGTHNGMRNIIYLLGYDDFPRFRVGISGENRRGNLADYVLGNFLKEEIPSVADSIERCADAIECLMKDGIELAMTRYNG from the coding sequence ATGTATATTATTGTAGGGCTCGGTAATCCGGGGAAAAAATATGAGAGAACAAGACATAATATCGGTTTTTTGACAATAGATGAATTATCCAGAAGAACCGGGATTATTCCAAATAAACTGAAATTCAAAGCATCTGTCGGAGAAGGTAGAATTGGAACAGAAAAAGTTGTTTTGGTAAAACCGCAAACATTTATGAATCTTAGTGGAGAATCTGTAAGAGAACTTATGTCTTTTTATAAGGTAGACCATGATAAATTGATTGTTATTTATGATGATATTGATTTGGAAGTTGGAAAACTTCGTATTCGTAAAAAAGGAAGCTCCGGAACACACAATGGAATGAGAAATATTATTTATTTATTGGGATATGATGATTTTCCAAGATTTAGAGTAGGAATCTCCGGAGAAAACAGGAGAGGAAATCTTGCTGATTATGTTTTGGGGAATTTTTTGAAAGAAGAAATTCCATCTGTTGCAGATTCAATTGAACGATGTGCAGATGCGATAGAATGTTTAATGAAAGACGGGATTGAATTAGCGATGACGAGGTACAATGGATAG
- a CDS encoding Mini-ribonuclease 3 has protein sequence MEENRLEKELFPLHSVNPIVLAFMGDCVYEFAIRDYVIRKFPTMKIHAVHRKAVSFAKASSQANVVQKLHEMDFLTEEEWSWVKKGRNQHSMIPKNASPMEYRYATGFETLLGYLHFVNQQDRIRLIVEEAIKIVGV, from the coding sequence ATGGAAGAAAATAGATTAGAAAAAGAGTTGTTTCCTTTGCATTCTGTCAATCCGATTGTACTTGCTTTCATGGGAGATTGTGTTTATGAATTTGCAATCAGAGATTATGTTATTCGCAAATTTCCTACCATGAAAATACATGCTGTGCATAGAAAGGCTGTTTCTTTTGCAAAAGCAAGCAGCCAAGCAAATGTTGTCCAAAAATTACATGAAATGGATTTTTTGACGGAAGAAGAGTGGAGTTGGGTAAAAAAAGGAAGGAATCAACATTCCATGATTCCTAAGAACGCATCACCGATGGAATATCGTTATGCGACAGGATTTGAGACATTGTTGGGATATTTGCATTTTGTGAACCAACAAGATAGAATCCGGTTGATTGTGGAAGAAGCAATAAAGATTGTTGGAGTATAG
- the cysS gene encoding cysteine--tRNA ligase, producing MRFYNTLTRRKDEFVPIEKNKVKMYSCGPTVYNYFHIGNARPFIIFDTLRNYLEYRGYEVTFVQNFTDVDDKIINRANEEGISPLEVADKYIKEYFVDADGLGIRRASVHPRVTECIEDIIEFIEELIQKGHAYEIDGDVYYDTKSFDGYGKLSRQNMEELNAGARIDVDDRKKSPSDFALWKKKKEGEIGWISPWGEGRPGWHIECSVMSRKYLGDTIDIHSGGQDLIFPHHENEIAQSEGRSGKEFAHYWLHNGYININNQKMSKSLNNFFTVREISEVIDLEIVRFFLLSAQYRNPVNFSQDLLDAAKSGMERLYNTKHKVEFLLEQAQGMIKEDEKEFVSKLPSYRELFIEAMDDDLNTADGISAIFELSKFINTTVSEKSSKEYLQECMNIFCELTNVLNIIQKKKSDGFDEDKINELIEQRSLAKKEKNFAEADRIRGQLHDMGVEVLDTRQGTTWKKID from the coding sequence ATGCGTTTTTATAATACATTAACTCGAAGAAAAGATGAGTTTGTACCGATTGAAAAGAATAAGGTAAAAATGTATTCTTGCGGGCCGACAGTATATAATTATTTCCATATCGGGAATGCAAGACCGTTTATTATTTTTGATACATTGAGAAATTATTTAGAGTACAGAGGATATGAAGTTACTTTTGTTCAGAATTTTACGGATGTAGATGATAAAATCATCAATCGTGCGAATGAAGAAGGTATTTCGCCTTTGGAGGTAGCAGACAAATATATCAAAGAGTACTTTGTTGATGCAGATGGATTGGGAATTAGAAGAGCAAGCGTTCATCCAAGAGTAACGGAATGTATTGAGGATATTATTGAGTTTATAGAAGAACTGATTCAAAAAGGGCATGCCTATGAGATAGATGGTGATGTTTATTATGATACCAAAAGTTTTGATGGATATGGGAAGCTGTCACGACAAAATATGGAAGAGTTAAATGCCGGAGCCAGAATTGATGTAGACGATAGAAAAAAAAGTCCTTCTGATTTTGCACTTTGGAAGAAGAAAAAAGAGGGAGAAATAGGTTGGATATCTCCTTGGGGTGAAGGAAGACCGGGATGGCACATTGAGTGTTCTGTTATGAGTCGAAAGTATTTGGGAGATACAATTGATATTCATTCAGGAGGTCAGGATTTGATATTCCCTCATCATGAAAATGAGATTGCTCAAAGTGAAGGGCGTTCTGGGAAAGAATTTGCACACTATTGGTTGCATAACGGATACATCAATATCAACAATCAAAAGATGAGTAAGTCATTGAATAACTTTTTCACAGTAAGAGAAATTTCTGAAGTGATTGATTTGGAAATAGTTCGTTTCTTTTTATTAAGTGCACAATATCGCAATCCGGTAAACTTCAGCCAAGATTTGTTAGATGCAGCAAAATCGGGAATGGAAAGATTGTACAATACAAAACACAAAGTTGAGTTTTTGTTAGAACAGGCACAGGGTATGATAAAGGAAGATGAAAAAGAATTTGTGTCTAAATTGCCTTCTTATCGAGAGTTGTTTATTGAAGCGATGGATGACGATTTGAATACTGCAGACGGTATTTCAGCTATTTTTGAACTGTCAAAATTTATCAATACAACAGTAAGTGAAAAAAGTTCCAAAGAGTATTTACAGGAATGCATGAATATCTTCTGTGAATTGACAAATGTGTTGAATATTATTCAAAAGAAAAAAAGTGACGGTTTTGATGAAGATAAGATCAATGAATTGATAGAACAGAGAAGTCTCGCTAAGAAAGAGAAGAATTTTGCTGAAGCAGATCGCATCAGAGGACAATTGCATGATATGGGAGTAGAAGTTTTAGATACAAGGCAGGGTACTACATGGAAGAAAATAGATTAG